One genomic region from Nocardia vinacea encodes:
- the coaA gene encoding type I pantothenate kinase gives MARMSEPSPYVEFDRKQWRTLRKSTPLVLTEEELIGLRGLGEQIDLEEVAEVYLPLARLIHLQVAARQRLFAATATFLGETHPDEQVPFVIGVAGSVAVGKSTTARVLQALLARWDHHPRVDLVTTDGFLYPTAELNRRGIMHRKGFPESYDRRKLLRFVTEVKSGAAEVCAPVYSHISYDIVPSKFHCVTQPDILIVEGLNVLQTGPRLMVSDLFDFSIYVDARIEDIENWYVQRFLTLRETAFADPNAHFHHYAGFTDDQATAAAKEIWNSTNRPNLVDNILPTRPRATLVLRKDADHSINRLRLRKL, from the coding sequence GTGGCACGAATGAGCGAGCCGAGTCCCTATGTGGAATTCGACCGGAAACAGTGGCGGACCCTGCGTAAGTCGACTCCCCTGGTGCTCACCGAGGAAGAACTGATCGGTCTTCGCGGCCTCGGCGAACAGATCGATCTGGAAGAGGTCGCCGAGGTCTACCTCCCGCTCGCTCGCCTCATCCACCTGCAGGTCGCCGCACGTCAGCGGCTGTTCGCCGCGACCGCGACCTTTCTCGGGGAGACCCATCCCGATGAACAGGTGCCATTCGTGATCGGTGTCGCCGGCAGCGTCGCGGTCGGAAAATCCACCACCGCCCGCGTACTACAGGCGCTACTCGCGCGGTGGGATCACCATCCGCGTGTGGATTTGGTCACAACCGACGGATTCCTATATCCCACCGCGGAACTGAATCGGCGCGGCATCATGCACCGCAAGGGTTTTCCAGAAAGTTATGATCGCCGCAAACTACTGCGCTTCGTCACCGAGGTGAAATCCGGTGCAGCCGAAGTATGTGCGCCGGTGTATTCACATATCTCCTACGACATCGTGCCGAGCAAGTTCCACTGCGTGACTCAGCCCGACATTCTCATCGTGGAGGGTCTCAATGTGCTGCAGACCGGTCCGCGGTTGATGGTCTCGGATCTGTTCGACTTCTCGATCTACGTCGACGCACGCATCGAGGACATCGAGAACTGGTATGTGCAACGGTTTCTCACGCTGCGCGAGACCGCCTTCGCCGATCCGAACGCGCATTTCCACCACTACGCGGGCTTCACCGACGACCAGGCAACGGCCGCCGCGAAGGAGATCTGGAACTCCACCAACCGGCCCAATCTGGTCGACAACATCCTGCCCACCCGTCCGCGCGCGACGCTGGTGCTGCGCAAGGACGCCGACCACAGCATCAACCGGCTGCGGTTGCGCAAGCTCTAG
- a CDS encoding PaaI family thioesterase: MSAPTDLTQLSGLELLRTAMTTKSRPPFIGDLLGLEVEELEFGKAVFGLRTRPDFANPLGTTHGGICATLLDSVMGCAVHTTLDAGVGYTTLELKINYIRAVPTDGRRLIATGTTIHVGRTTATAEGRVVDDQGKLVAHGSTTCVIFR, translated from the coding sequence ATGAGCGCACCGACCGATCTGACGCAGCTGTCGGGACTCGAACTGCTGCGTACCGCGATGACGACGAAATCGCGGCCGCCGTTCATCGGCGATCTGCTCGGCCTGGAGGTCGAGGAACTCGAGTTCGGCAAGGCAGTCTTCGGACTCCGGACCCGGCCCGATTTCGCCAATCCGCTCGGGACCACGCACGGCGGCATCTGCGCCACCCTGCTCGATTCGGTGATGGGCTGTGCGGTGCACACCACGCTCGACGCCGGTGTCGGCTACACCACGCTGGAACTGAAGATCAACTACATCCGCGCGGTCCCCACCGACGGCCGTCGCCTGATCGCCACCGGCACCACCATCCACGTCGGCCGCACCACCGCGACCGCCGAGGGTCGCGTCGTCGACGACCAGGGCAAGCTGGTCGCACACGGCTCCACGACCTGCGTCATCTTCCGCTGA
- a CDS encoding TetR/AcrR family transcriptional regulator has product MTLGPRDRLIESAIDLVREQGVHAAGLAALLERSRASRNSLYQHFPSGKSELVEVATKTAGARLVAVADKITGSGSAEQWIDALVGWWRRTLEKSVFATGCPIVGAALAESEPRVQAAAGTVFTDWTDQIANGLRDKGLSAEEARSLAGFVISALEGAIIQSRALKSTRPLDDAQVHLTALLRSAVPGA; this is encoded by the coding sequence ATGACCTTGGGTCCGCGCGACCGACTGATCGAGAGCGCCATCGATCTGGTGCGCGAACAGGGCGTGCACGCCGCCGGGCTCGCCGCTCTGCTCGAACGCAGCCGTGCCTCCCGCAACTCGCTCTACCAGCACTTTCCATCCGGTAAAAGCGAGCTGGTCGAGGTTGCGACCAAGACGGCGGGTGCGCGTCTCGTCGCAGTGGCGGACAAGATCACCGGCTCCGGATCGGCCGAGCAATGGATCGACGCGCTCGTCGGCTGGTGGCGGCGCACGCTCGAAAAGTCCGTGTTCGCCACGGGATGTCCGATCGTCGGCGCCGCACTCGCCGAATCCGAGCCGCGGGTGCAGGCCGCTGCGGGCACCGTGTTCACCGACTGGACCGACCAGATCGCGAACGGATTGCGTGACAAGGGTTTATCGGCCGAGGAGGCGCGGTCGCTGGCCGGGTTCGTCATCAGTGCGTTGGAGGGCGCCATCATTCAATCCCGGGCGCTGAAATCCACTCGGCCGCTCGACGACGCGCAAGTGCATCTCACCGCCTTATTGCGGTCCGCCGTCCCCGGGGCTTGA
- the glyA gene encoding serine hydroxymethyltransferase, whose amino-acid sequence MTQTTASVNTQSLGELDPEVAAAMAGELARERDTLEMIASENFVPRAVLQAQGSVLTNKYAEGYPGRRYYGGCEHVDVVETLARDRAKELFGAEFANVQPHSGAQANAAVLMALMEPGDRLLGLDLAHGGHLTHGMRLNFSGKLYEVHSYGVSKEDHRIDMEELRKTALSSRPKVIVAGWSAYPRHQDFAAFREIADEVGAKLWVDMAHFAGLVAAGLHPSPVPYADVVSSTVHKTLGGPRSGLILAKQEYAKKLNSSVFPGQQGGPLMHVIAAKAVAFKIAAGAEFKERQERTLSGAKILAERLGGADVKDKGISVLTGGTDVHLVLVDLRNSEIDGQQGEDLLHEIGITVNRNAVPFDPRPPMVTSGLRIGTAALATRGFGDAEFTEVADIIATALAGGSDVDALRARVTKLARDLPLYNGLEDWHLLG is encoded by the coding sequence GTGACGCAGACGACCGCCTCTGTCAATACCCAATCCCTCGGTGAGCTCGATCCGGAGGTCGCTGCCGCGATGGCAGGCGAACTCGCCCGCGAACGCGACACCCTCGAGATGATCGCCTCGGAGAACTTCGTGCCGCGCGCGGTGCTGCAGGCACAAGGCAGCGTGCTCACCAACAAGTACGCCGAGGGCTACCCGGGCCGTCGCTACTACGGTGGCTGCGAGCACGTCGATGTCGTCGAGACTCTCGCCCGCGATCGGGCCAAGGAACTCTTCGGCGCCGAATTCGCCAATGTACAGCCGCATTCCGGCGCGCAGGCGAATGCCGCGGTGCTGATGGCGCTGATGGAGCCGGGCGACCGGCTGCTCGGCCTCGACCTCGCGCACGGCGGTCACCTCACCCACGGCATGCGGCTGAACTTCTCCGGCAAGCTCTACGAGGTGCACTCCTACGGGGTCAGCAAGGAAGATCACCGTATCGATATGGAGGAGCTGCGCAAGACCGCGCTCAGCTCGCGTCCGAAGGTGATCGTCGCCGGTTGGTCGGCCTACCCGCGGCACCAGGACTTCGCGGCGTTCCGGGAGATCGCCGATGAGGTCGGCGCGAAGCTGTGGGTCGATATGGCGCACTTCGCCGGTCTGGTCGCCGCCGGTCTGCACCCCTCGCCGGTGCCCTACGCCGATGTGGTGTCCTCCACCGTGCACAAGACGCTGGGCGGTCCGCGCTCCGGACTGATCCTGGCCAAGCAGGAGTACGCCAAGAAGCTCAACAGCTCGGTCTTCCCGGGTCAGCAGGGCGGCCCGCTCATGCACGTGATCGCCGCCAAGGCCGTCGCGTTCAAGATCGCGGCGGGCGCCGAATTCAAGGAGCGCCAAGAGCGCACCCTGTCCGGTGCGAAGATTCTGGCCGAGCGGCTCGGCGGTGCGGACGTCAAGGACAAGGGCATCAGCGTCCTCACCGGCGGCACCGATGTGCACCTGGTGCTCGTCGATCTGCGCAACTCCGAGATCGACGGTCAGCAGGGTGAGGATCTGCTGCACGAAATCGGAATCACGGTGAACCGCAATGCCGTTCCGTTCGACCCGCGCCCGCCGATGGTTACCTCCGGCCTGCGTATCGGCACCGCCGCCCTGGCCACCCGTGGTTTCGGTGATGCCGAGTTCACCGAGGTCGCCGACATTATCGCCACCGCATTGGCAGGCGGCTCCGATGTCGATGCCCTGCGTGCCCGCGTCACCAAGCTGGCCCGGGATCTGCCGCTCTACAACGGCCTCGAGGACTGGCACCTGCTCGGCTGA
- a CDS encoding nitroreductase family deazaflavin-dependent oxidoreductase has protein sequence MSQRTTDAAARKFRRERFIGRYLANPAVGLLDRIGIRSSMLAELETIGAKSSQPRRVPVTVSIDDEGAWLISQHGHRAGWARNIAANPQVRLRQGKRWYTGTAAFVPDDDVVARARAFAKGSAAESATAWTIKALESDPISVRITFTA, from the coding sequence ATGAGTCAACGCACCACCGACGCCGCCGCGCGCAAGTTCCGGCGGGAACGGTTCATCGGGCGCTATCTCGCCAATCCCGCTGTCGGACTACTCGATCGAATCGGTATCCGCTCCTCCATGCTCGCCGAGTTGGAGACCATCGGCGCCAAATCGAGTCAGCCGCGTCGCGTGCCGGTCACCGTTTCGATCGACGACGAGGGCGCGTGGCTGATCTCCCAGCACGGCCACCGCGCGGGCTGGGCGCGCAATATCGCTGCGAATCCGCAGGTCCGGCTGCGTCAGGGCAAGCGCTGGTACACCGGCACCGCGGCCTTCGTCCCCGATGACGATGTGGTCGCCCGCGCCCGCGCCTTCGCGAAGGGCAGCGCCGCCGAATCGGCCACGGCCTGGACGATCAAGGCACTGGAATCCGACCCCATCTCGGTGCGCATCACCTTCACCGCGTGA
- the trhA gene encoding PAQR family membrane homeostasis protein TrhA: MRGWIHTWAVGIAAIAVLVLVLKAASVSATASWSTLIYGLTVCGLFGISAVYHRVTWATAKARIQMKRADHSMIFLFIAGSYTPFALLGLPGRTGQILLLVVWLGALAGVALKLLWPTAPRWVGVPLYLLLGWAIVPVAGQLNANIGIAPLILLLIGGLVYSGGAILYATKWPNPWPTVFGHHEFFHAATVFAALCHYAAIWLVVLR; the protein is encoded by the coding sequence ATGCGGGGCTGGATTCACACCTGGGCGGTCGGCATTGCGGCTATCGCGGTGCTCGTTTTGGTCTTGAAGGCCGCAAGCGTCTCGGCGACGGCAAGCTGGTCCACTCTGATCTACGGGCTGACGGTGTGCGGGTTGTTCGGCATCAGCGCCGTATACCACCGGGTGACTTGGGCCACCGCGAAGGCGCGCATCCAGATGAAGCGGGCCGACCATTCGATGATCTTCCTGTTCATCGCGGGCAGCTATACGCCGTTCGCATTGCTCGGCCTGCCGGGCCGAACGGGCCAGATACTGCTGCTGGTCGTGTGGCTCGGCGCGCTGGCCGGTGTGGCGCTGAAACTGTTGTGGCCGACCGCGCCCCGTTGGGTCGGGGTGCCGCTGTATCTGCTGCTCGGTTGGGCGATCGTGCCGGTGGCCGGGCAGCTCAACGCGAATATCGGCATCGCACCGCTGATCCTGCTGCTCATCGGCGGTCTGGTCTACAGCGGTGGCGCGATCCTCTACGCGACCAAATGGCCGAACCCGTGGCCCACCGTCTTCGGCCACCACGAGTTCTTCCACGCCGCGACGGTGTTCGCCGCCCTCTGCCACTACGCCGCGATCTGGTTGGTCGTGCTGCGCTGA
- a CDS encoding isoprenyl transferase → MVAVELPSQVRGLPYRIYEARLSKQLAGKQHPRHVAVMCDGNRRWARENGFTDVTHGHRVGALKIAELVGWCADEGIEMVTVYLLSTENLQRDPDELETLFEVITDVVEELSAPEQNWSVRIVGTLDGFPELVAKRLRTAAERTIGRDGVHVNVAVGYGGRQEIADAVRKLVRQEIVAGETGEDLVQSITVNSIGQHLYTSGQPDPDLVIRTSGEQRLSGFLLWQSAYSEIWFTEAYWPEFRRVDFLRALRDYAARHRRFGI, encoded by the coding sequence TTGGTCGCCGTGGAGCTTCCGAGTCAGGTGCGTGGTTTGCCATACCGCATCTACGAGGCGCGGCTGTCCAAGCAGCTGGCCGGCAAACAACATCCTCGGCACGTCGCGGTGATGTGCGATGGTAATCGGCGCTGGGCCAGAGAAAACGGTTTCACCGATGTGACCCACGGGCATCGGGTCGGCGCGCTGAAAATCGCCGAACTGGTCGGCTGGTGCGCGGACGAGGGCATCGAGATGGTGACCGTCTATCTGCTGTCCACCGAGAATCTGCAGCGCGATCCCGACGAACTGGAGACCCTGTTCGAGGTGATCACCGATGTCGTCGAGGAGCTGTCCGCACCGGAACAGAACTGGAGTGTGCGCATCGTCGGCACCCTCGACGGCTTTCCGGAGTTGGTCGCCAAGCGGCTGCGCACGGCCGCCGAACGAACCATCGGACGTGACGGTGTGCACGTGAATGTCGCGGTCGGCTACGGCGGTCGGCAGGAGATCGCGGATGCGGTCCGCAAGCTGGTCCGCCAGGAGATCGTGGCGGGGGAGACCGGGGAGGATCTGGTCCAGTCGATCACCGTGAATTCCATCGGCCAGCACCTCTACACCTCCGGCCAGCCGGATCCCGACTTGGTCATCCGAACCTCCGGTGAGCAGCGTCTTTCCGGATTTTTGCTGTGGCAGAGCGCATACTCGGAAATATGGTTCACCGAGGCCTACTGGCCGGAATTCCGACGGGTGGACTTCCTGCGCGCCTTGCGCGACTACGCCGCTCGACATCGCCGCTTCGGTATCTGA
- a CDS encoding DUF885 domain-containing protein, with protein sequence MEAHPLVTEYLRLGLAFDRLEEGFVDAYTGDPALRREVENAPAPEPRELARRAAALRAELPAAELPRQRTEFLDVHLRALECSGRKFAGDDIGFVDEVRAYFDVDIAPGDVEDYREAHRQMDEVLPGDGPLAERVTAFRKADEIPPERLSVCVEAFSSALRERVRERYPLPDHEHVTYEVVGDKPWSGFNYYLGNYHSRVAINSDLKQHMAHLPGLIAHEAYPGHHTEHCRKEAGLVANGQAEQTLFLVNTPQCLMAEGLADLALRSIVGPGWGKWAQEIYADLGLRFEGERAEQLSNASAGLLGVRQDAALLLHDRRRDTDEVAEFLQRWSLTTPERARQSLRFLSSPLWRAYISTYVEGYRLLGSWLDRAVDADDRADRFRRLLDEPLTPGALRVM encoded by the coding sequence ATGGAAGCGCATCCCCTCGTGACCGAGTACCTGCGGCTCGGCTTGGCATTCGACCGGCTGGAGGAAGGTTTCGTCGACGCCTATACCGGCGATCCGGCGTTGCGTCGCGAGGTGGAGAACGCGCCCGCTCCCGAGCCGCGCGAGTTGGCGCGGCGGGCGGCGGCATTGCGTGCGGAACTGCCCGCGGCCGAATTGCCGCGGCAGCGGACCGAATTCCTCGATGTGCATCTGCGGGCGCTGGAATGCTCCGGTCGCAAGTTCGCCGGGGACGACATCGGGTTCGTCGACGAGGTGCGCGCGTACTTCGATGTCGATATCGCACCCGGCGATGTCGAGGACTACCGCGAGGCGCACCGGCAGATGGACGAGGTGCTGCCCGGTGACGGCCCGCTCGCCGAGCGGGTGACCGCATTTCGCAAGGCCGATGAGATTCCGCCGGAGCGGTTGAGTGTCTGTGTCGAGGCGTTCTCGAGTGCGTTGCGGGAACGGGTGCGCGAGCGTTATCCGCTGCCCGACCACGAGCACGTCACCTATGAGGTGGTGGGGGATAAGCCCTGGTCCGGCTTCAATTACTACCTGGGCAACTACCACTCCCGGGTGGCGATCAACTCCGATCTCAAACAGCATATGGCGCATCTGCCCGGCCTCATCGCGCACGAGGCCTATCCGGGACATCACACCGAGCACTGCCGCAAGGAGGCCGGTCTGGTCGCGAACGGGCAGGCCGAGCAGACGCTGTTCCTGGTGAACACCCCGCAGTGCCTGATGGCCGAGGGCCTTGCGGATCTGGCATTGCGTTCGATTGTCGGACCGGGCTGGGGCAAGTGGGCGCAGGAGATCTACGCCGATCTGGGTCTGCGTTTCGAAGGTGAACGCGCCGAACAGCTTTCGAATGCTTCGGCCGGATTGCTCGGGGTCAGGCAGGATGCCGCGCTGCTGCTGCACGATCGGCGCCGCGACACCGACGAGGTCGCCGAATTCCTGCAGCGCTGGAGCTTGACCACACCCGAGCGCGCCCGCCAATCCCTGCGCTTTCTGTCCTCGCCGTTGTGGCGCGCCTACATCAGCACCTACGTCGAGGGCTACCGCCTCCTCGGCAGTTGGCTCGACCGTGCCGTCGACGCCGACGACCGCGCCGATCGCTTCCGCCGCCTCCTCGACGAACCGCTCACTCCCGGTGCCCTGCGCGTCATGTGA